One genomic region from Camelus bactrianus isolate YW-2024 breed Bactrian camel chromosome 3, ASM4877302v1, whole genome shotgun sequence encodes:
- the GLRX gene encoding glutaredoxin-1 produces the protein MAQAFVNSKIQPGKVVVFIKPTCPYCRRTQELLSQLPFKQGLLEFVDITATGDTNEIQDYLQQLTGARTVPRVFIGKECIGGCNDLMNMHERGELLMRLKHIGALQ, from the exons ATGGCTCAAGCGTTTGTGAACAGCAAGATCCAGCCTGGGAAGGTGGTCGTGTTCATCAAGCCCACCTGCCCCTACTGCAGAAGGACCCAGGAGCTCCTCAGCCAATTGCCTTTCAAACAAGGGCTTTTGGAATTTGTCGATATCACAGCCACCGGTGACACCAACGAGATTCAAGACTATTTGCAACAGCTTACAGGAGCCAGAACG GTACCTCGGGTCTTTATCGGTAAAGAGTGCATAGGTGGATGCAATGATCTAATGAATATGCATGAGAGAGGGGAACTGCTGATGCGTCTAAAGCACATTGGAGCTCTACAATAA